The Pedobacter roseus genome contains a region encoding:
- a CDS encoding 7-carboxy-7-deazaguanine synthase QueE: MKQDIPEDGTLLPLMEEFYTIQGEGFNTGKAAYFIRLGGCDVGCHWCDVKESWDAEMHPLTPADVIVENADQFPGKAVVITGGEPLIYNLDYLTNKLKERGILTFIETSGAYPLSGNWDWICLSPKKFKAPRPDITPYAHELKVIVFNKSDFKWAEEYAAMVSPTCKLYLQPEWSKSKEITPLIIDYVMANPKWEISLQTHKFLNIP, encoded by the coding sequence ATGAAACAAGACATACCAGAAGACGGCACATTACTTCCTTTAATGGAAGAATTTTACACCATACAGGGCGAAGGATTTAACACTGGAAAAGCGGCATATTTTATCCGCTTGGGTGGTTGTGATGTAGGTTGCCACTGGTGCGACGTAAAAGAAAGCTGGGATGCCGAAATGCACCCACTTACGCCAGCTGATGTGATTGTAGAAAATGCCGATCAGTTTCCTGGTAAAGCGGTTGTAATTACCGGTGGTGAGCCTTTGATTTACAACCTGGATTACCTGACCAATAAATTAAAAGAGCGCGGTATTTTAACTTTTATAGAAACCTCTGGAGCCTACCCTCTTTCGGGCAATTGGGACTGGATCTGTTTATCACCAAAGAAATTTAAAGCACCAAGGCCAGATATTACACCTTATGCACACGAATTAAAGGTGATCGTGTTTAATAAAAGCGATTTTAAATGGGCAGAAGAATATGCAGCGATGGTATCGCCAACCTGTAAACTTTATCTTCAGCCAGAGTGGTCTAAATCAAAAGAAATTACACCATTAATTATTGATTATGTAATGGCTAACCCGAAATGGGAAATTTCTTTGCAAACGCACAAATTTTTAAATATTCCTTAA
- the kdsA gene encoding 3-deoxy-8-phosphooctulonate synthase gives MLNYLDKLKNTDSGNFFLMAGPCAIEGEDIAMRIADKIITITDKLQIPYIFKGSYRKANRSKGSSFTGIGDEKALRILERIGREFGVPTVTDIHESGEAAMAAAYVDVLQIPAFLCRQTDLLIAAAETGKVVNVKKGQFLSAGSMKFAVEKVKEAGNNKVILTDRGNTFGYQDLIVDYRGLPEMQSFGVPVVMDCTHSLQQPNQSSGVTGGKPELISTIAKAAIAVGADGLFIETHPDPANAKSDGANMLHLDLLEETLTKLIRIRQAIL, from the coding sequence ATGCTAAACTATTTAGATAAATTAAAAAATACAGATTCAGGAAATTTCTTTTTAATGGCTGGTCCATGCGCTATTGAGGGCGAGGATATTGCCATGAGGATCGCTGATAAGATTATAACTATTACCGATAAACTACAGATCCCCTATATTTTTAAAGGTTCGTACCGGAAAGCAAACAGAAGTAAAGGAAGTTCTTTTACAGGAATTGGCGATGAGAAAGCCTTGCGGATTTTAGAAAGAATCGGCAGAGAATTTGGTGTACCAACCGTTACCGATATTCACGAAAGTGGCGAAGCGGCAATGGCGGCAGCTTATGTTGATGTATTGCAGATACCTGCGTTTTTGTGTCGCCAAACTGATTTATTGATTGCTGCTGCCGAAACCGGAAAAGTGGTGAATGTCAAAAAAGGTCAGTTTCTTTCTGCAGGTTCAATGAAATTCGCCGTTGAGAAAGTAAAAGAAGCAGGCAACAACAAGGTAATTTTAACGGATAGAGGTAATACCTTTGGTTACCAGGATTTAATAGTTGATTACCGTGGTTTACCTGAAATGCAAAGTTTTGGTGTTCCTGTGGTGATGGATTGTACGCATTCATTACAACAGCCTAATCAAAGCAGTGGCGTTACCGGTGGTAAACCCGAATTGATTTCTACCATTGCCAAAGCTGCGATTGCTGTGGGCGCTGATGGTTTATTTATCGAAACTCACCCTGATCCTGCAAATGCGAAGTCAGATGGAGCAAATATGTTACACTTAGATCTGTTGGAAGAAACTTTAACCAAACTGATCCGAATCAGACAAGCCATACTATAA
- the rlmB gene encoding 23S rRNA (guanosine(2251)-2'-O)-methyltransferase RlmB, which yields MDNFRRPQRAKENNEFVFGIRAVIEAIKAGRDIETIYQQRGLGGELFLELKALLKDTLIPLNSVPVEKLNRMSQKNHQGVIAVISPITYQNIEDIVPAVFEKGEVPLILVLDSVTDVRNMGAIARTAACVGVHAIVVPLKNAAQINADAIKTSAGALFNIPICRHSNLHKTCLFLQESGLQIVACTEKTNDFIYAPDYTMPTAIVMGSEDEGISNELLRVADHLAKIPMAGKIESLNVSVAAGVILYEAVRQRGM from the coding sequence ATGGATAATTTTAGAAGACCGCAACGCGCAAAAGAGAATAATGAGTTTGTATTTGGTATAAGGGCCGTAATAGAAGCCATTAAAGCAGGAAGAGATATTGAAACCATTTACCAGCAACGCGGTTTAGGCGGCGAATTATTTTTGGAGTTGAAAGCACTTTTAAAAGATACACTGATCCCCTTAAATTCGGTTCCTGTAGAAAAACTGAACCGGATGTCGCAGAAAAACCATCAGGGTGTAATTGCGGTGATTTCTCCGATAACTTATCAAAACATTGAAGACATTGTTCCGGCGGTTTTCGAAAAAGGAGAGGTGCCCTTAATATTGGTTTTGGATAGTGTAACCGATGTGCGTAATATGGGTGCAATTGCCCGTACAGCTGCATGTGTGGGCGTTCATGCCATTGTGGTGCCCTTAAAAAACGCTGCGCAGATCAATGCTGATGCCATTAAAACTTCGGCAGGAGCATTGTTTAATATTCCTATATGCCGTCATAGCAATCTGCATAAAACCTGTCTGTTTTTACAAGAAAGTGGTTTGCAGATTGTAGCCTGTACTGAAAAAACAAACGATTTTATTTATGCTCCTGATTATACCATGCCAACCGCAATTGTAATGGGATCGGAAGATGAGGGTATTTCAAATGAACTTTTACGTGTGGCAGATCATCTGGCTAAAATACCAATGGCGGGCAAAATTGAATCCCTTAATGTTTCTGTTGCGGCAGGCGTAATTTTATACGAAGCGGTTAGACAGCGTGGGATGTAA
- a CDS encoding KpsF/GutQ family sugar-phosphate isomerase, producing MKSKKSIIQSAVSTLELEAAAILNVARNINDDFEKVVSSILQGKGRVIVTGIGKSAIIAQKIVATFNSTGTPAIFMHAADAIHGDLGMIQVDDIVICLSKSGNTPEIKVLVPLLKTANNLLIGMVGELNSFLAEQADLILNTSFEKEACPHNLAPTTSTTAQLALGDALAICLLECREFNEADFAKYHPGGSLGKKLYLKARDLALANEKPSISPTASVKDVLIEISKNRLGAVAVIDSANHVLGIITDGDIRRMLENNNSIAGLTAEDIMGKSPKSIQFDALAVDALDIIKQNNITQLLVLEQNTYFGIIHLHDLLNEGIV from the coding sequence TTGAAAAGTAAAAAATCAATAATTCAATCGGCTGTAAGCACATTAGAGCTAGAAGCAGCAGCAATATTAAATGTTGCCAGGAATATCAATGACGATTTTGAAAAAGTCGTATCGAGTATTTTACAGGGTAAAGGACGGGTAATTGTAACAGGTATCGGGAAAAGTGCTATCATTGCACAAAAAATTGTGGCTACTTTTAATTCGACGGGTACCCCTGCTATTTTTATGCATGCTGCTGATGCCATCCACGGCGATTTGGGTATGATCCAGGTGGATGATATTGTGATTTGTTTATCAAAGAGCGGAAATACCCCAGAAATTAAAGTTTTGGTTCCATTGCTAAAAACTGCTAACAATCTTTTAATTGGGATGGTTGGCGAGTTGAATTCATTTTTGGCTGAGCAGGCTGATCTGATTTTAAATACATCATTCGAAAAAGAAGCTTGTCCGCATAACTTAGCTCCTACCACCAGTACCACTGCGCAATTGGCATTGGGCGATGCATTGGCTATCTGTCTGCTCGAATGTAGGGAATTTAACGAAGCAGATTTTGCAAAATACCATCCAGGTGGATCGCTGGGTAAAAAGCTTTATTTAAAAGCAAGAGATTTAGCCTTAGCAAACGAAAAACCTTCCATAAGCCCTACTGCCTCAGTAAAAGATGTACTGATTGAAATTAGTAAAAACCGTTTGGGTGCTGTTGCTGTTATTGACTCAGCTAACCACGTATTGGGTATTATTACCGATGGCGATATCAGAAGAATGTTGGAAAACAATAATTCTATAGCTGGTTTAACAGCTGAAGATATTATGGGAAAAAGCCCGAAAAGCATACAATTTGATGCTTTGGCAGTTGATGCCTTAGACATTATTAAACAAAACAATATAACACAATTGTTAGTTCTAGAACAAAATACTTACTTTGGCATCATCCACTTACACGATCTCCTTAACGAAGGCATTGTGTAA
- a CDS encoding bifunctional 5,10-methylenetetrahydrofolate dehydrogenase/5,10-methenyltetrahydrofolate cyclohydrolase: protein MKLLDGKYVSEKVKVQIAEEAAEFLNKTGRKPHLVAILVGNDGGSETYVASKMKNCEKVGFKSSLHRYDNAVTEAELLAKIKEINQDDDVDGLIVQLPLPKHIDPEKVTEKIDHRKDVDGFHPVNLGRMMRNLPCFIPATPYGILLMLQEYGIDTTGMHCVVVGRSNIVGSPMSILMARNANPGNCTVTLTHSRTKDLKEQVLQADIVIAAIGKKNFVTADMVKPGAIIIDVGINRENSTETKSGFKLYGDVDFENVAPKALYITPVPGGVGLMTIVGLLKNTLASARKEIYS from the coding sequence ATGAAACTATTAGACGGTAAATACGTATCAGAAAAAGTTAAAGTTCAGATTGCAGAAGAAGCTGCTGAATTTTTAAATAAAACAGGCCGCAAACCACATTTAGTTGCCATTTTAGTCGGTAACGATGGTGGTAGCGAAACTTATGTGGCCAGCAAGATGAAAAACTGCGAAAAAGTTGGTTTTAAATCTTCGCTTCATCGCTACGATAATGCTGTAACCGAAGCAGAATTATTGGCTAAAATTAAAGAAATTAATCAGGATGATGATGTAGATGGATTAATTGTTCAATTACCGCTCCCGAAACATATCGATCCTGAAAAAGTAACCGAAAAAATCGATCACCGTAAAGATGTTGATGGTTTCCACCCGGTAAACTTAGGCAGGATGATGCGTAACTTACCATGCTTTATTCCGGCAACACCTTATGGTATTTTATTGATGCTGCAAGAATATGGCATCGATACTACCGGTATGCATTGTGTAGTGGTTGGCCGTAGTAACATTGTGGGTAGCCCGATGAGTATTTTAATGGCACGTAATGCTAACCCTGGTAACTGCACAGTAACGCTTACCCACTCGCGTACTAAAGATTTAAAAGAGCAGGTTCTTCAGGCGGATATTGTGATTGCTGCAATTGGCAAAAAGAACTTCGTTACTGCTGATATGGTTAAGCCAGGAGCGATTATTATCGACGTGGGTATTAACCGCGAAAATTCTACAGAAACAAAATCTGGTTTCAAATTATATGGCGATGTTGATTTCGAAAATGTAGCACCTAAAGCTTTATACATTACCCCTGTTCCAGGTGGTGTTGGATTGATGACCATTGTGGGTTTATTGAAAAATACATTGGCATCAGCCAGAAAAGAAATATATTCTTAA
- a CDS encoding Rieske (2Fe-2S) protein: MKWFKALNNNQIPGQNTIKTMEVAGKQICLINNDDKIIATQSHCPHAGGHFSGGWCKNGNLVCPIHRFEYSLTTGRGAEGQGDYINIYPTELREDGLYIGFEESWWSKLWG; this comes from the coding sequence ATGAAGTGGTTTAAAGCATTAAATAATAATCAGATTCCTGGTCAAAATACCATTAAGACCATGGAGGTTGCCGGAAAACAGATCTGCTTAATCAATAATGATGATAAAATTATTGCAACTCAATCGCATTGTCCTCATGCTGGTGGCCATTTTAGTGGTGGCTGGTGCAAAAATGGGAACCTCGTTTGCCCGATTCACCGGTTCGAGTATAGTTTAACCACCGGGAGAGGAGCAGAAGGACAGGGAGATTATATCAATATCTATCCTACGGAATTACGCGAAGACGGGCTGTACATCGGTTTCGAAGAAAGTTGGTGGAGTAAATTGTGGGGTTGA
- the recQ gene encoding DNA helicase RecQ, with product MDVKKSLFDNLQNFFGFDNFKGDQESIITNILEGNNTFVIMPTGGGKSICYQLPALMSEGTAIVISPLIALMKNQVDQLRAFGGNDSIAHFLNSSLNKSEITQVKSDLLSGQTKLLYVAPESLAKQDNIEFLNLIKISFVAVDEAHCISEWGHDFRPEYRKIKQVIAGLGDNIPIIALTATATPKVQQDIMKNLGMTEATLFKSSFNRPNLFYEIRPKRDITKEIIKYIKSNPGKSGIIYCLSRKKVEEVAEALNLNGISALPYHAGLDPKVRAETQDKFLMEDAEVIVATIAFGMGIDKPDVRFVIHHDVPKSMEGYYQETGRAGRDGGEGVCIAFYSQKDVDKLAKFMKDKPVSEREIGTQILKEVIDYAESGVCRRKQILHYFGENFNETGCNCMCDNCKKPKKQFDAENQLSTVLKFIEKSGEKFDDAHLLNVFLGLETAQTIAYEHSKVPEFGIGKEDGELMWKSIIRQAVLNNYLYKDIDNYGLLKLTKQGRDFIVNPYSLKFILNEPIESGADDDDDDVKQGTGALDTHLLSLLKDLRKKIAKQKSVPPFVVFQDPSLEEMCTHYPITMEELRQISGVGSGKAMKFGSPFIELIKKYVEDNDIERPIDLIIKTQANKSQMKVSIIQNIDRQIGLEDIADSKGITYEEILKEVESIVNSGTKLNLNYFIDEVIDDDRQDEVFDYFRAAESDSIDEALNELGETDYTREEIQLMRIKFMSELGN from the coding sequence ATGGACGTGAAAAAGTCGTTATTTGATAACCTACAAAATTTCTTCGGGTTTGACAATTTCAAGGGTGATCAGGAGTCGATCATAACAAATATTTTAGAAGGCAATAACACTTTTGTTATTATGCCAACAGGTGGAGGGAAGTCTATTTGCTATCAGTTACCCGCTTTAATGAGCGAGGGAACAGCAATTGTTATTTCTCCATTAATTGCATTGATGAAAAACCAGGTAGACCAATTAAGGGCTTTTGGTGGAAATGACAGTATTGCACATTTTCTTAATTCATCCCTAAATAAATCTGAAATTACTCAAGTAAAATCTGATCTTTTAAGCGGTCAGACCAAATTATTGTATGTTGCGCCCGAATCCCTGGCGAAACAGGACAATATTGAATTTTTGAATCTGATTAAAATCTCCTTTGTCGCAGTTGACGAGGCGCATTGTATCTCTGAATGGGGGCACGATTTCAGACCAGAATACCGTAAAATCAAGCAGGTTATTGCAGGTTTGGGAGATAATATTCCAATTATAGCATTAACTGCTACTGCTACGCCAAAGGTTCAGCAGGATATTATGAAGAACCTGGGAATGACCGAAGCAACGTTGTTCAAATCGTCGTTTAACAGACCGAACTTGTTTTACGAAATTCGCCCTAAACGTGATATTACTAAAGAGATTATCAAGTATATAAAATCAAATCCAGGCAAATCAGGAATTATTTATTGCCTCAGCCGTAAAAAGGTAGAGGAAGTAGCAGAAGCCCTGAACCTGAATGGAATTAGTGCTTTACCTTACCATGCGGGTTTAGACCCAAAAGTGCGTGCCGAAACGCAGGATAAATTTTTGATGGAAGATGCCGAGGTTATTGTTGCCACCATTGCCTTTGGTATGGGGATCGATAAACCGGATGTACGCTTTGTAATCCACCACGATGTGCCTAAAAGCATGGAAGGCTACTATCAGGAAACGGGTAGGGCTGGTCGCGATGGTGGCGAGGGTGTGTGTATCGCTTTTTACTCTCAAAAAGATGTAGATAAGCTGGCTAAGTTTATGAAAGATAAACCGGTTTCGGAACGAGAAATTGGTACACAGATATTAAAAGAAGTGATCGATTATGCGGAGTCTGGCGTTTGCAGGCGTAAGCAGATTCTTCATTATTTTGGCGAAAACTTTAACGAAACAGGTTGTAACTGCATGTGCGATAATTGCAAAAAACCTAAAAAACAGTTTGATGCCGAAAACCAATTGTCGACCGTATTAAAGTTTATAGAAAAATCGGGAGAAAAATTTGATGATGCTCACTTACTGAACGTTTTTTTAGGTTTAGAAACTGCACAAACCATTGCCTACGAGCACAGTAAAGTACCCGAATTTGGTATTGGCAAGGAAGATGGTGAGTTAATGTGGAAATCAATTATCCGCCAGGCGGTGCTAAATAATTATCTCTATAAGGATATTGACAATTACGGTTTATTAAAATTAACCAAACAGGGAAGAGACTTTATCGTAAATCCTTACAGCCTTAAATTTATATTAAACGAGCCGATTGAAAGTGGTGCCGACGATGACGATGATGATGTAAAACAGGGCACTGGTGCTTTAGATACCCACCTTTTATCATTGCTTAAAGATTTACGCAAGAAAATTGCGAAGCAGAAAAGCGTTCCGCCATTTGTTGTTTTCCAGGATCCATCTTTAGAAGAAATGTGCACGCATTATCCGATTACAATGGAAGAACTTCGCCAGATTTCGGGTGTAGGTTCTGGTAAAGCCATGAAATTCGGAAGCCCTTTTATCGAATTGATTAAAAAATACGTGGAGGATAACGATATCGAGCGTCCGATTGACCTGATTATTAAGACCCAGGCCAATAAATCGCAGATGAAGGTTTCTATTATCCAAAATATCGACAGACAGATTGGTTTAGAGGATATTGCGGATTCAAAAGGCATTACTTATGAAGAAATCCTTAAAGAAGTAGAATCAATTGTAAACTCTGGTACTAAACTTAACCTGAATTATTTCATTGATGAAGTAATTGATGATGATCGCCAGGATGAAGTTTTCGATTATTTCAGGGCGGCAGAAAGCGATTCTATAGACGAAGCACTAAACGAATTAGGCGAAACCGATTACACCCGCGAAGAAATTCAACTGATGCGGATTAAATTCATGTCAGAACTAGGAAATTAA
- a CDS encoding mannose-1-phosphate guanylyltransferase gives MNKNYYALIMAGGVGSRFWPVSRTEYPKQFIDFFGVGKTLIQSTYERFLKICLPENIFIVTNEIYSDLVKEQLPQLSPNQILAEPLLRNTAPCIAYGSLKIAELNPNATIVVAPSDHTIADIDGFVASIEQSLDAASKNDCLITLGIKPNRPDTGYGYIQHTDYVLNTDTDLHKVKTFTEKPNLDLAKSFLQSGDFLWNAGIFIWSAKTILSAFEKHLPDMYEIFNLGRSELNTENEKTFINNAYLQCTNISIDFGIMEKADNVYVLPSDFGWSDLGTWASIYEMAEKDYVGNAVIPSEQVIMFDSSNCMVNVPKDKLVILQGLHDYIVVENNNMLMICPRDEEQRVKEFVAEVKSRFGNKFI, from the coding sequence ATGAATAAAAATTATTATGCATTAATTATGGCCGGTGGCGTCGGAAGTCGCTTTTGGCCGGTAAGCAGAACAGAATATCCAAAACAATTTATCGATTTTTTCGGTGTAGGTAAAACTTTAATACAAAGTACGTATGAAAGGTTTTTAAAAATTTGTCTCCCAGAAAATATTTTTATAGTTACGAATGAAATTTATTCGGACCTGGTAAAAGAGCAGCTGCCACAATTAAGTCCAAATCAAATTCTGGCTGAGCCGCTACTGAGAAATACAGCGCCCTGCATTGCTTACGGCAGTTTAAAAATTGCAGAATTAAATCCCAATGCAACCATTGTGGTAGCGCCTTCCGATCATACCATTGCCGATATTGATGGCTTTGTAGCATCTATTGAGCAATCGTTGGATGCAGCATCTAAAAACGACTGTTTAATCACTTTAGGCATTAAACCAAATCGCCCGGATACAGGTTACGGCTACATCCAACATACTGATTATGTGCTCAATACCGATACCGATTTACATAAAGTTAAAACCTTTACTGAAAAACCAAATCTCGACTTAGCAAAATCATTTTTGCAAAGCGGCGATTTTTTATGGAATGCCGGAATTTTTATCTGGTCGGCAAAAACAATTTTAAGTGCTTTTGAGAAACACCTGCCTGATATGTATGAAATATTCAATTTAGGCCGGTCGGAACTTAATACTGAGAACGAAAAAACATTTATCAATAATGCTTATCTGCAATGCACCAATATTTCAATCGATTTTGGCATTATGGAAAAGGCGGATAATGTTTATGTGCTTCCTTCCGATTTTGGGTGGTCTGATTTAGGTACCTGGGCTTCTATTTACGAGATGGCCGAAAAAGATTATGTAGGTAATGCCGTTATTCCTTCAGAACAGGTAATTATGTTCGATTCGTCAAACTGCATGGTAAATGTACCGAAAGATAAACTGGTGATCTTACAAGGATTGCACGATTATATTGTTGTAGAAAACAACAATATGCTGATGATCTGCCCCAGAGACGAAGAACAACGTGTTAAAGAATTTGTTGCAGAGGTTAAATCACGTTTTGGCAATAAGTTTATATAA
- a CDS encoding OmpA family protein, with protein sequence MKFLLVLFFSILSNYCFGQSSPNKKAQVSFEKAGPLIDKLDYVAAEQVLKSAVEADPLFQNAYIVLAGVYKAQKKYTEAKTAYEKAILINKTIAPAVIYGLAETEFATQDYVKAKQHFEEFLAQDATSDRAKKAKKYLLDCDFASTAIKKTVKYTPTNLGEGVNTTDAEYFPALTADGETLVFTRQMNGNEDFWTSQLKNNKWDAATPLSSKINTTRFNEGAQTISPDGKYLFFTGCNRPDGLGRCDIYVSHREGKDWGEPYNIGKPVNSEYWESQPAISPDGRTLYFISNRPGGSGGYDIWKSTITDDAKWGQAINLGPDINTIYDENTPFLHADGRTLYFSSDGWPGFGNKDIFYSRMDNDGKWQKPVNMGYPINSFEDESGLVVSADGNFGLFSSNLKGGFGLQDIYSFGIPETAKPLKVSYVKGIVRDKDTKKTIESNVQVVDLKSNKTVFDDYTDPETGQFLAVMPVGSDYLFNVNAEGYMFYSENFELRTGDINKPYQIEVYIEKIKQGGNVTLRNIFFDTNKFNLLPASVRELDLLIDFLNQNETVQIEIQGHTDNVGDDKLNEKLSFNRANAVYEYLIKHSIDAKRLTFKGFGASKPIADNKTELGRKNNRRTSFVITKI encoded by the coding sequence ATGAAATTTCTCTTAGTCCTTTTCTTTAGCATATTGAGCAACTATTGTTTTGGGCAAAGCTCCCCGAATAAAAAAGCTCAGGTTTCTTTTGAAAAAGCAGGTCCATTGATTGATAAGCTGGATTATGTTGCTGCCGAGCAAGTACTAAAAAGTGCGGTTGAAGCTGATCCGTTATTTCAGAATGCTTATATTGTGCTCGCTGGCGTTTATAAAGCACAAAAAAAATATACGGAAGCTAAAACAGCCTACGAAAAGGCCATACTCATTAATAAAACTATAGCTCCTGCTGTAATTTATGGTCTGGCCGAAACCGAATTTGCTACACAGGATTATGTAAAGGCAAAACAGCATTTCGAAGAATTTTTAGCTCAAGATGCTACCTCCGATCGCGCTAAAAAAGCAAAAAAATATCTTTTAGATTGTGATTTTGCCTCTACAGCGATAAAAAAAACTGTAAAATATACGCCAACAAATTTGGGCGAAGGTGTAAATACCACAGATGCAGAGTATTTCCCTGCTTTAACCGCCGATGGTGAAACATTGGTTTTTACCCGCCAAATGAATGGAAATGAAGATTTCTGGACATCGCAGCTTAAAAACAATAAATGGGATGCCGCAACTCCTTTATCCAGCAAAATAAACACTACCCGGTTCAATGAGGGCGCACAAACGATCTCTCCGGACGGTAAATATTTATTTTTTACTGGTTGTAACCGTCCGGATGGTTTAGGCCGGTGCGATATTTACGTTTCGCATCGTGAGGGAAAAGATTGGGGTGAACCTTATAACATCGGGAAGCCTGTTAATTCGGAATATTGGGAATCGCAACCTGCAATCAGTCCGGATGGCAGAACACTGTATTTTATCAGTAACCGGCCTGGCGGATCAGGAGGATACGATATTTGGAAAAGCACCATCACGGATGATGCCAAATGGGGACAAGCGATAAACCTTGGCCCTGATATCAATACGATATACGATGAGAATACCCCTTTCCTTCATGCTGATGGGCGAACCTTATATTTCTCTTCAGATGGATGGCCTGGATTTGGGAATAAGGACATTTTTTACAGCCGGATGGATAACGACGGTAAATGGCAAAAACCTGTTAATATGGGCTATCCGATCAATTCCTTCGAAGATGAAAGTGGTTTGGTAGTCAGTGCCGATGGAAATTTTGGATTGTTCTCTTCAAATTTAAAAGGTGGTTTTGGCTTGCAGGATATCTATAGTTTTGGTATACCAGAGACAGCCAAGCCATTAAAAGTTTCTTATGTAAAAGGAATTGTAAGGGATAAGGATACCAAAAAAACCATTGAAAGTAACGTACAGGTAGTGGATTTAAAAAGCAATAAAACGGTTTTTGATGACTACACCGATCCTGAAACCGGTCAGTTTTTAGCTGTAATGCCAGTGGGTAGCGATTATCTGTTCAATGTAAATGCGGAAGGTTATATGTTTTACTCCGAAAACTTCGAGCTTAGAACCGGAGATATCAATAAACCTTATCAGATTGAAGTATACATCGAAAAAATAAAGCAGGGCGGCAATGTTACGTTGAGAAATATATTTTTCGACACCAATAAATTTAACCTTTTGCCCGCTTCTGTCCGGGAACTTGACCTATTAATTGATTTCCTGAATCAAAATGAAACTGTTCAGATCGAAATTCAGGGCCATACCGACAATGTTGGAGATGATAAGTTGAATGAAAAACTCTCATTTAACCGTGCAAATGCCGTTTATGAATATCTGATCAAACACAGTATTGACGCTAAAAGACTTACATTCAAAGGTTTTGGAGCAAGTAAACCCATTGCTGATAATAAAACAGAATTGGGCAGAAAAAACAATAGAAGGACATCATTTGTGATTACTAAGATTTAG